The Xiphias gladius isolate SHS-SW01 ecotype Sanya breed wild chromosome 9, ASM1685928v1, whole genome shotgun sequence genome window below encodes:
- the cep131 gene encoding centrosomal protein of 131 kDa isoform X1 has translation MHTTRSPSSIQTGVSGDALDLSLSGSQLSMSKRPSSASPGKYFSRSVSVSVASDSRGKRNTLSDASFGSSRSIKNLRRSNSTTQVNQPPNISLSQDQSEDYLALFDSSSEGRKKLASLSKASPDRTTWNILDDQPRAFPLHSSSRSTGSVDSPTSLKKRESGIALAATFTANNRSNKGAVGNSVTTILHNNYSEKPLTPKSSNQKPSFNNILKATANDEVLLENGSLTKSQKNFSSASSTSNNKSPVSAQRSSPVLPRRREVTEEEAERFIQQVNQAAVTIQRWYRRHAERRHTNQAELKHILASKRKEWEERTEEDTRLEQQQKKEEDRKRICEEKARLARLAAIQELQQKRAQRVAEVQHTAVVGHKKPPRISLTNKSPASPSNNSPLSPTLVKAKNTDSNLNIVADLGELGFRAISPALSNPRGSQCSQEQEDRAEEDVCLEQQHQEHNRKLIRKEKARLARLAATQEMQQKRTQRFAEVQHAAELEGQVESLRQTGVIGRKKPPKISPTNRSPASPSNNSPMSPTDIKTKNTDTNLNVVTDLGELSFRAVSPALSNRRGSQCSQETLQRSVSMEDQRQGALPSRAQSKTTLNELLDTLKLLEEEPERLSEPKCYRKEKYSWIDEDGDSNSLTTDNLERHGQLSHHPALPDGGALLSEAKLQSIMSFLDEMEKSEQERPRSVTSGSHREAVLSEEELAGVEQASATAAEVTGSMMRIKLELEEKKRTVNMLQAALAQQRELTVRHVKETEKELNRNFQLQKEQYEATIQRHLTFIDQLINDKKALSERCEGVVGELKQVDQKYTKKIAQMQEQHEMVWQILGPLCEEIKKLKDLMSATEKIRREKWIDEKTRKIKEITVKGLEPEIQKLISKHKQELKKLRTLHEAELLQADDRAAQRYVRQCEELRQHLEKEKEEQCQRERELAKQRYEKQLQEEELSLQQQRRRLYKEVADEKERLVQLAARQRAELEDLRRQLEENSSLAGRALREELDKTREEQERRHQVEMKALQERLDIEKQTWEENYKKKEEAWLLSREREFKEELRRERDKEIELAIWTLEEETSKDKEECERAADNRVKRVREKYETELRELEHSERAAMEKQQELRKQQMETEGELIRLQAVLRQKEQEIEEITQTRDKLVEERRSLAEVIRQEFADRLVMTEEENRRMKVEVSEARARLRLEVERVTREKEEELAEVHQRVKSAILKKEETVNNLRKQYEAALKRADHLEALWEQQRKQLLEK, from the exons TCAGGACCAGAGCGAGGACTACCTGGCCCTGTTTGACAGCAGCTCAGAGGGACGCAAGAAACTAGCCAGTCTCAGCAAGGCCTCACCAGACAGAACCACATGGAACATCCTG GACGATCAGCCCAGAGCTTTCCCCCTGCACTCGAGCTCCCGTAGCACTGGCAGTGTGGACTCTCCCACCAGCCTGAAGAAAAGAGAGTCTGGCATCGCCCTGGCTGCCACCTTCACTGCCAACAACAG GAGCAACAAAGGAGCTGTGGGGAACTCTGTCACCACCATCTTACATAACAACTACTCTGAGAAACCACTCACACCTAAGAGCTCCAACCAGAAACCGTCTTTTAA taacATCCTAAAAGCCACAGCAAATGATGAGGTGTTACTGGAGAACGGCTCCCTCACTAAATCCCAGAAGAATTTCTCTTCAGCGTCCTCCACTTCCAACAATAAATCTCCAGTGTCAGCCCAGCGCAGCAGCCCTGTACTGCCTCGAAGGAGGGAGGTCACTGAGGAGGAGGCCGAAAG GTTTATTCAGCAGGTGAACCAGGCAGCAGTCACTATCCAGCGCTGGTACAGACGCCATGCAGAGAGACGACACACAAACCAGGCAGAGCTCAAACACATCCTTGCCAGTAAAAGAAAG GAGTGggaggagagaacagaggaggacACTCgcctggagcagcagcagaaaaaggaagaggacaGGAAACGGATTTGTGAAGAGAAAGCTCGTCTGGCCCGCCTTGCTGCCATCCAG gagctgcagcagaaaagagCCCAGCGGGTTGCAGAGGTGCAGCATACTGCTGTGGTTGGACATAAGAAACCACCCAGGATTTCCCTGACTAACAAGAGTCCAGCCTCACCGAGTAACAACAGCCCACTGTCACCCACACTTGTCAAAGCCAAGAACACAG ACTCTAATTTGAATATTGTGGCCGACTTAGGTGAGCTGGGCTTCAGAGCCATTTCCCCAGCTCTGTCCAATCCTAGAGGCTCTCAGTGTTCCCAG GAGCAGGAGGACAGAGCAGAAGAGGATGTTTgcctggagcagcagcatcaggagCACAACAGGAAATTGATCCGTAAAGAAAAAGCTCGTCTGGCCCGCCTTGCTGCCACCCAG GAGATGCAGCAGAAAAGAACCCAGCGATTTGCAGAGGTGCAACATGCAGCTGAGCTGGAGGGGCAGGTGGAGAGCCTGAGGCAGACTGGTGTCATCGGACGCAAGAAGCCGCCCAAGATTTCCCCAACCAACAGAAGTCCAGCCTCACCGAGCAACAACAGCCCGATGTCACCAACAGACATAAAAACTAAGAACACAG ACACAAATTTGAATGTTGTGACTGACCTAGGGGAGCTCAGTTTCAGAGCCGTCTCCCCAGCTTTGTCAAATCGCAGAGGTTCTCAGTGTTCCCAG GAGACTCTGCAGAGGTCAGTGAGTATGGAAGACCAGCGGCAGGGAGCTTTGCCCAGCAGGGCTCAGTCTAAAACCACCCTCAACGAGCTGCTAGACACACTGAAGCTTTTAGAGGAGGAGCCCGAGAGGCTGTCAGAGCCAAAGTGCTACCGCAAAGAGAAATACTCCTGGATAGATGAG GACGGAGACTCCAACTCTCTGACCACTGACAACCTGGAGCGCCACGGGCAGCTGAGCCACCACCCTGCACTGCCAGACGGGGGCGCCCTCCTCTCTGAGGCCAAGCTGCAGAGCATCATGAGCTTCCTGGATGAGATGGAGAAATCTGAACAGGAGAGACCACGCTCGGTCACCTCAGGATCCCACAGAGAG GCTGTATTGTCTGAGGAGGAGCTAGCTGGTGTCGAGCAGGCATCGGCCACTGCCGCCGAAGTCACCGGCTCCATGATGAGAATcaagctggagctggaggagaagaaacgCACTGTCAACATGCTGCAAGCCGCACTG GCCCAGCAGAGGGAGCTGACAGTGAGACATGTGAAGGAGACTGAGAAGGAGCTAAACAGAAACTTCCAGCTCCAGAAGGAACAATATGAAGCGACCATCCAGAGACACCTCACTTTCATTGATCAG CTGATCAATGATAAAAAGGCTCTGAGTGAGCGCTGTGAAGGAGTGGTGGGAGAACTGAAGCAGGTGGACCAGAAGTACACCAAGAAGATTGCACAAATGCAGGAGCAGCATGAAATG GTGTGGCAAATTCTGGGTCCCTTGTGTGAG GAGATCAAGAAGTTAAAAGACCTAATGAGTGCCACAGAGAAGATCCGTCGGGAGAAATGGATTGACGAGAAAACCAGGAAGATCAAAGAGATCACCGTCAAAG GTCTGGAGCCAGAAATCCAGAAGCTGATctctaaacacaaacaggagCTGAAAAAACTGCGGACGCTCCACGAGGCGGAGCTGCTGCAGGCGGACGACCGGGCGGCCCAGAGATATGTCCGTCAGTGTGAGGAGCTCCGCCAACATttagagaaggagaaggaggagcagTGTCAAAGAGAGAGGGAACTAGCCAAACAGAG atacGAGAAGCAGCTTCAGGAGGAGGAGCTgtccctgcagcagcagaggagacgTCTCTACAAGGAGGTGGCTGATGAGAAGGAGAGGCTGGTGCAGCTGGCCGCAAG GCAGCGAGCTGAGCTGGAGGATCTGCGGCGGCAGCTGGAGGAGAACAGCTCTCTGGCTGGACGTGCCCTCAGAGAAGAACTGGACAAAAccagagaggagcaggagaggagacaCCAG GTGGAGATGAAGGCATTGCAAGAACGTTTGGACATTGAAAAGCAAACCTGGGAAGAAAACTACAAGAAAAAAGAG GAAGCGTGGCTGCTGAGCCGCGAGCGCGAGTTCAAAGAAGAGCTGCGACGAGAACGTGACAAAGAGATCGAGCTCGCCATCTGGACGCTGGAGGAGGAGACCAGCAAGGACAAAGAGGAGTGTGAGAGGGCAGCTGACAACAG GGTGAAGCGTGTAAGGGAAAAATATGAGACTGAGCTGAGGGAGCTGGAGCACTCAGAGAGGGCAGCCATGGAGAAACAACAAGAGCTGAGGAAGCAACAGATGGAGACGGAGGGAGAGCTGATTAGACTTCAGGCCGTGCTAAGACAGAAAGAACAGGAAATTGAGGAAATCACACAG ACAAGGGACAAGCTAGTGGAGGAGCGCCGCAGCCTGGCGGAGGTGATAAGGCAGGAGTTTGCCGATCGGCTGGtgatgacagaggaggagaaccGCAGAATGAAAGTGGAGGTGTCAGAAGCCAGGGCAAGGCTACGGCTGGAGGTGGAGAGGGTCAccagggagaaggaggaggagctggcTGAAGTCCATCAACG AGTGAAGTCGGCCATCTTGAAGAAGGAAGAAACTGTCAATAATCTTCGGAAGCAGTACGAG GCTGCTCTGAAGCGGGCAGATCACCTGGAGGCCCTGTGGGAACAGCAGAGGAAGCAGCTGCTGGAGAAGTGA